In Ruminococcaceae bacterium BL-6, a genomic segment contains:
- a CDS encoding protein of unknown function (Evidence 5 : Unknown function), whose translation MDFIKITAWRGMGDFIFNHVVKGQKVAITGRLHVPPFDKEKGRAYEPYIVCSEFEFADSKRKEPKGTPPQEGPGPNDDELYDTLSEDDLMNSGKETAE comes from the coding sequence GTGGATTTTATCAAAATAACCGCTTGGCGCGGCATGGGCGATTTTATTTTTAACCATGTCGTAAAAGGGCAAAAAGTTGCAATTACGGGTAGGCTCCATGTACCGCCTTTCGATAAAGAAAAAGGCCGGGCATATGAGCCTTATATTGTCTGCTCTGAATTTGAGTTTGCGGACAGCAAAAGGAAAGAGCCGAAAGGGACTCCCCCGCAGGAAGGACCCGGACCCAATGATGATGAATTGTATGACACCCTTTCCGAGGATGATCTAATGAATTCCGGAAAGGAAACAGCAGAATAA
- a CDS encoding conserved protein of unknown function (Evidence 4 : Unknown function but conserved in other organisms), translating into MLKENFENFVDGTAVDEREVATAFAYCDGAVVYRDDSGNLYYLIAELPEIFEIGTVARISGLEPVDTADPQLKEKILVAAKGGKINHAAN; encoded by the coding sequence ATGCTGAAAGAGAATTTTGAAAATTTTGTCGATGGGACGGCCGTCGATGAACGCGAAGTGGCGACGGCCTTCGCTTATTGCGACGGTGCTGTTGTATATCGGGACGACAGCGGAAACCTCTATTACCTGATCGCGGAGCTGCCGGAAATATTTGAAATCGGTACAGTCGCCCGCATTTCCGGGCTGGAGCCGGTCGATACGGCGGATCCGCAGTTAAAAGAGAAAATACTTGTCGCCGCGAAAGGAGGCAAAATAAATCATGCCGCGAATTGA
- a CDS encoding protein of unknown function (Evidence 5 : Unknown function), giving the protein MPRIDIQLSKSQELKKTLDGLIDGYRDNPEEIAEMLAFKNRFYDYSMNNAMLIHAQNPYSTFVSSFKDWKAKGYSVKRGEHGIKIIFPIRTQLYVVGEKDGKKLYRRVADAPKGDKTLIDSGKIQTVTKTSFGVGNVFDIAQTTCPPEDYPKFYSMGYSSDQHAALYESLKKYIQKTGVSVNEVDLQSIALRGQYIPAVRAIQISDKLNDTEKLSTLSHEYGHALLHTDPASKNKNPSVKELEADCISIMLQQEFGIPLTDTRKRHFVGHYERCKKLEGFQLENVLKNTTEAYRNLRMDLDPYLAKEVPADKEKEQALPDQKKRDEKNMNNTEYQENSRAAISAFLERYYPDKKEYIENYLYHGGELDLDEELEEFEHDAVYDPNDLDEKAHEINFALQNRLDISALLKKNYTEPQMFVINEALAHGDKIPDQLTFTNSDKNERDRAELVLKANEQFWKAQALEDLKKYPLRFQNNKELFKLLYARRELQHQINTDTDLINNPPDSLDTKYRRKDLEREKARLAALNAHLSKNYAPSQEMNQPSFKQEEKMLDKLKTQYPGLKENSGYFVLDETSGYAFGFDPKAPEALVLWSVDQNGEYRNGRYRHTLDGYDARELVDAGLHVAQIQEILSSVGYGFEPDTGLEEAPEQKAEPQKEEAIPENSGQRLPKEVLIEKLESYPFPTTFNKSQQAALRRAVKRHFLTEQDGKQHLEEFFSYRSDQGLPVSQNIQENMVQTYNQIVRNFSIPVQEKENEAVISAAEVKNDLPVADLSQNQQKATNYNADRERSTDTLKYIKYGVSILTVAKDMGFTPVKIGSYYSLKEHDSVRIYPETNSFYRFSTGAGGSNINLLMQLGGMTEAQAIHSLKDKYVGNRFDSIPRVEQPPVSLAPEPKPFVLPEKTNGKFSRTYAYLTATRCLDKEIVQQCMKDGLIYEDKKHNVVFIGKDAGGESVYATRHTTLSNSNFKRDVAGSKQDVGFMVDNQAPRLYVTEAPIDALSLMCLHKRSGKDVKAANYMATCGTCKDAALYYRLKTNPKITEVILANDNDEAGKKADQRILKHLQKEFPKIKVSCIKQSQKDINEYLCKFGGKCHKNPKIKSQVQEVER; this is encoded by the coding sequence ATGCCGCGAATTGATATTCAGTTGAGCAAATCCCAGGAGCTGAAAAAGACATTAGACGGTCTGATCGACGGCTACCGAGATAACCCGGAAGAAATTGCGGAAATGCTCGCTTTCAAAAATCGTTTCTATGATTACTCCATGAACAACGCCATGTTGATCCATGCTCAGAATCCATATTCCACTTTCGTTTCCAGCTTTAAGGACTGGAAGGCGAAAGGGTATTCCGTCAAGCGGGGCGAGCACGGCATCAAGATCATTTTCCCGATCCGCACCCAGTTATATGTTGTGGGCGAAAAGGACGGAAAAAAGCTGTATCGCCGGGTTGCCGATGCACCAAAGGGCGACAAAACTCTGATTGATTCCGGAAAGATTCAAACGGTCACAAAGACCAGCTTTGGCGTCGGAAATGTCTTTGATATTGCGCAGACCACATGCCCGCCCGAAGATTACCCCAAATTTTACAGCATGGGCTATTCGTCGGATCAGCACGCCGCGCTGTATGAATCCCTGAAAAAGTACATTCAGAAAACCGGCGTCTCGGTGAACGAAGTGGATTTACAGTCAATCGCATTGCGCGGCCAGTACATACCCGCCGTCCGGGCGATTCAGATAAGCGACAAGCTTAACGATACCGAAAAGCTCTCGACGCTATCCCATGAATACGGCCATGCGCTGCTGCATACAGATCCGGCGTCCAAGAACAAAAATCCGTCAGTAAAAGAATTGGAAGCCGACTGCATTTCCATTATGCTGCAGCAGGAATTCGGGATTCCATTGACCGACACCCGGAAACGGCATTTTGTGGGACATTATGAACGTTGTAAAAAGTTGGAAGGGTTTCAGCTGGAAAACGTCCTGAAAAATACCACCGAAGCATATCGCAATCTCCGTATGGACCTCGATCCGTATCTTGCAAAAGAAGTGCCAGCAGATAAAGAAAAAGAGCAGGCTTTGCCCGATCAGAAGAAAAGAGATGAGAAGAATATGAATAATACCGAATACCAGGAAAACAGCCGAGCCGCCATCAGCGCCTTTCTGGAACGGTACTATCCCGATAAGAAAGAGTATATTGAGAACTATCTCTATCACGGCGGAGAATTGGATCTTGATGAAGAATTGGAAGAGTTTGAACATGATGCCGTATATGATCCAAATGACCTTGACGAAAAGGCCCATGAAATAAATTTTGCTCTGCAAAACAGGTTGGATATCTCTGCACTTCTCAAAAAGAATTATACGGAACCGCAAATGTTTGTCATAAATGAAGCGCTGGCCCACGGAGATAAAATTCCAGACCAGTTGACATTTACGAATTCTGACAAAAATGAAAGAGACCGGGCAGAATTAGTATTGAAGGCTAATGAGCAATTCTGGAAGGCTCAGGCATTAGAGGATCTGAAAAAATATCCTCTAAGATTTCAAAATAATAAGGAGCTTTTCAAGCTTTTATATGCCCGGCGAGAGCTACAACATCAGATTAATACTGATACTGACCTTATAAACAATCCGCCTGATAGTCTGGATACGAAATACAGGCGTAAGGATCTGGAAAGGGAAAAAGCAAGATTAGCTGCTCTGAATGCACACCTCTCCAAAAATTATGCTCCCAGTCAGGAAATGAATCAGCCTTCCTTTAAACAGGAAGAAAAAATGCTCGATAAACTGAAAACGCAGTACCCCGGGTTAAAAGAAAACTCGGGGTATTTTGTTTTGGACGAAACGTCGGGCTATGCTTTTGGGTTTGACCCGAAAGCTCCGGAAGCGCTTGTTTTGTGGTCTGTCGATCAGAATGGTGAATATCGCAACGGCAGATACCGCCACACTCTTGATGGATACGACGCCCGCGAACTGGTGGACGCCGGGCTACATGTCGCACAGATTCAGGAGATTCTATCTTCCGTGGGATATGGCTTTGAGCCGGACACAGGGCTGGAAGAAGCCCCGGAACAAAAGGCTGAGCCACAGAAGGAGGAGGCTATCCCGGAAAATAGTGGCCAGCGCCTGCCGAAGGAAGTGCTGATAGAAAAATTGGAATCTTACCCTTTCCCAACCACATTTAACAAATCTCAGCAAGCCGCTTTACGCCGGGCGGTAAAACGTCACTTTTTAACGGAGCAGGATGGGAAGCAACATCTTGAAGAGTTCTTTTCTTATCGGTCCGACCAAGGGCTCCCTGTTTCTCAAAATATTCAGGAAAATATGGTTCAGACATACAACCAGATTGTGAGGAACTTTTCGATTCCGGTACAGGAAAAAGAGAATGAAGCCGTCATATCCGCCGCAGAGGTAAAAAATGATTTGCCGGTAGCCGATTTATCACAAAATCAGCAGAAAGCAACAAATTATAATGCGGATCGGGAGCGAAGCACTGATACCCTGAAATATATCAAATACGGAGTATCTATTTTGACCGTTGCGAAGGATATGGGATTTACTCCGGTGAAAATCGGAAGCTATTACTCCCTGAAAGAGCATGACAGCGTCCGGATTTATCCTGAAACCAACTCCTTTTATCGGTTTTCAACGGGTGCCGGTGGCAGCAACATCAACCTTTTGATGCAATTAGGAGGCATGACCGAAGCCCAGGCGATTCACTCTTTGAAGGATAAATACGTCGGGAATCGGTTTGATTCTATTCCTCGTGTTGAACAACCCCCTGTTTCCCTTGCCCCGGAGCCGAAACCGTTTGTCCTGCCTGAAAAGACGAACGGAAAGTTTTCACGCACATACGCCTATCTCACGGCTACTCGTTGCCTTGACAAGGAAATCGTCCAGCAGTGCATGAAGGACGGCCTGATCTATGAGGACAAGAAGCACAATGTTGTCTTTATCGGGAAAGATGCTGGCGGTGAATCGGTGTATGCAACACGGCATACCACTCTTTCAAATTCAAATTTCAAACGCGACGTCGCCGGGAGTAAGCAGGATGTCGGCTTTATGGTCGATAACCAGGCTCCCCGCCTGTATGTCACGGAGGCCCCCATCGACGCTCTTTCCCTTATGTGCCTCCACAAGCGCAGCGGGAAAGACGTGAAAGCGGCCAATTATATGGCGACATGTGGGACATGCAAGGATGCGGCGCTGTATTACCGGCTGAAAACCAATCCCAAAATTACCGAGGTCATTCTCGCAAATGACAACGACGAGGCCGGGAAAAAGGCCGACCAGAGGATTTTGAAGCATCTGCAAAAAGAGTTTCCGAAGATCAAGGTTAGCTGCATTAAGCAGAGCCAGAAAGATATAAACGAATACCTTTGCAAATTCGGGGGCAAATGCCATAAAAACCCTAAGATAAAATCTCAAGTTCAGGAGGTCGAAAGATAA
- a CDS encoding protein of unknown function (Evidence 5 : Unknown function), which translates to MMIDMAELSQQYAVLLQNVKAQPSKFFWQSPPEDSMKAIEKYISGSQIHLVEPPDQVAKKLYNDIAGYSVLTDPLHDVWVRRIQVLSWDKILIQFINGEKHQIDGFPSPALAQSVIRKIIQDFGAGTAGAGPGFSGKLKNGIRLTVFFPPAVPSEIGVRCNIRKEIQRDYTEETYSANDFASKRELSCLDALLRYGISLLIVGKPGAGKTTFMRYLLSELSGEGMDVVTIDDKQEINVGTLLLPSDSVLTDHLLQYASGLEPDVIGCNIDDSPVWKASLQGNAIIAASPAFDPGEALYQMSSGSIPLDRLARAFPVLVFLRIFQDGKFRIAGIFEHVPGGQKKPELKTIWEFRIKEKTGEKLIGVHQQVNDLSENIFSRMRFSGLSPVEEQKIRKDYEDAERCSNRPTGSGSAAPRDQKERSDL; encoded by the coding sequence ATGATGATAGATATGGCTGAGTTATCTCAGCAGTATGCAGTTTTATTGCAGAATGTAAAGGCACAACCAAGCAAGTTCTTCTGGCAGTCGCCCCCGGAAGATTCCATGAAGGCCATTGAAAAATATATCTCCGGGTCACAAATTCATCTTGTGGAGCCTCCGGATCAGGTCGCTAAAAAGCTGTACAACGATATTGCCGGATACTCCGTCCTGACAGATCCTTTACATGATGTTTGGGTCAGGCGGATTCAGGTGCTTTCCTGGGATAAAATATTGATCCAGTTCATAAACGGTGAAAAGCATCAGATCGACGGCTTCCCGTCTCCGGCATTGGCACAGTCTGTCATCCGAAAAATTATTCAGGACTTCGGAGCCGGGACGGCTGGGGCCGGACCCGGCTTTTCCGGTAAACTGAAAAACGGGATTCGGCTGACCGTGTTCTTTCCGCCGGCCGTCCCTTCTGAAATCGGGGTGCGGTGCAACATCCGGAAAGAGATCCAGCGGGATTATACCGAAGAGACTTATTCCGCGAATGACTTTGCTTCCAAACGGGAGCTGTCATGTCTTGATGCACTTCTCCGGTATGGCATTTCTCTCTTAATCGTCGGAAAGCCTGGGGCTGGGAAAACCACTTTCATGCGATACCTGCTTTCAGAGCTTTCCGGTGAGGGAATGGACGTTGTGACGATAGACGACAAGCAGGAAATCAATGTCGGAACCCTATTGTTACCGTCCGACAGCGTGTTGACAGATCATTTGCTCCAATATGCGTCCGGCCTTGAACCGGATGTGATCGGCTGCAATATTGACGACAGCCCGGTATGGAAGGCCAGTCTGCAGGGAAATGCGATAATCGCCGCCTCCCCTGCTTTCGATCCGGGGGAAGCGCTTTACCAGATGTCCAGCGGAAGCATTCCGCTGGATCGTCTTGCGCGTGCCTTCCCCGTGCTTGTTTTCCTCCGAATATTCCAGGACGGAAAGTTTCGGATTGCCGGGATTTTTGAACATGTGCCGGGCGGCCAGAAGAAGCCGGAGCTAAAAACAATATGGGAATTCCGGATAAAAGAAAAAACCGGTGAGAAATTGATAGGCGTCCACCAGCAGGTGAACGATCTGTCGGAAAACATTTTCTCCCGGATGCGCTTCTCCGGCCTCTCCCCGGTAGAAGAACAAAAAATAAGAAAGGATTATGAAGATGCTGAAAGGTGCAGCAATCGGCCGACTGGTAGCGGATCCGCAGCTCCACGAGATCAAAAAGAACGATCTGACTTATAA